A genomic segment from Chloroflexota bacterium encodes:
- the ala gene encoding alanine dehydrogenase encodes MKINSDQRSKENKQSTALNTLLINQHEIEKLLTMGEALEAVENAFSLKAQGKAIMPGKIYLDLPDYHGDFRAMPAYIDGSAGMKWVSVYPDNRKYNLPTVMALIILCDPSTGYPLTIMDGTHITNMRTGAAGGIAVKYLARKDSSVVGMIGAGKQAEAQLLAISEILPGIDEVKVYSLPEETSQRFSQKMAATLNINIHPVETAEAAAQADIVVTTTYATHPVVKKAHISPGTHINAIGADAQGKQEIEADLLLGAKIVIDELGQARHSGEINVPFSRGLLKTDDIYGTLGEIAAGMKKGRENDDEITIFDSTGLAIQDIVCAKLVYEKAVAKEVATFNFSE; translated from the coding sequence ATGAAAATTAATTCCGACCAAAGGAGCAAAGAGAATAAACAGTCTACGGCACTCAATACGCTGTTAATCAACCAACATGAAATTGAAAAACTGCTTACTATGGGTGAAGCATTAGAAGCTGTTGAAAATGCCTTCAGCCTCAAGGCTCAAGGCAAGGCCATCATGCCCGGCAAGATATATTTGGACCTGCCGGATTACCACGGTGATTTCAGGGCTATGCCCGCCTATATCGATGGGAGCGCCGGTATGAAATGGGTGAGCGTCTACCCTGATAACCGTAAGTACAATCTGCCAACCGTGATGGCGTTAATTATTCTATGTGACCCCAGCACCGGCTACCCGCTGACCATTATGGATGGCACTCATATTACCAACATGAGAACCGGGGCTGCTGGGGGAATAGCGGTTAAATATTTGGCCAGGAAAGACTCATCGGTTGTTGGAATGATAGGAGCCGGCAAGCAGGCGGAAGCGCAGCTGCTCGCTATAAGCGAGATTTTGCCAGGAATCGATGAGGTCAAGGTATACTCGCTACCGGAGGAAACCAGCCAGAGATTTTCACAGAAGATGGCAGCAACACTGAATATAAACATTCATCCCGTTGAAACCGCCGAGGCGGCAGCGCAGGCTGATATTGTGGTGACCACTACCTACGCTACTCACCCGGTGGTTAAAAAGGCGCATATCAGTCCGGGAACCCATATTAATGCCATCGGAGCCGATGCGCAAGGAAAGCAGGAGATTGAAGCTGACCTGTTGCTAGGTGCCAAGATTGTCATTGATGAACTTGGGCAAGCACGTCATTCCGGTGAAATCAACGTTCCGTTCTCGCGGGGGCTTTTGAAAACGGACGATATCTACGGCACTCTGGGGGAAATAGCGGCCGGTATGAAAAAAGGGAGAGAAAACGATGATGAAATAACCATTTTCGATTCTACCGGACTGGCGATTCAGGACATAGTCTGTGCCAAGCTTGTATATGAAAAAGCCGTGGCGAAGGAAGTTGCCACTTTTAATTTTTCTGAATAG
- the dctP gene encoding TRAP transporter substrate-binding protein DctP: MNKSILLVILALVLIMALIVPSCAKPAPAPAPGAAPTAAPPGTEYQYQWRNSSNYPTDSEGADAMFRFGDLVTERTKGRVTVTSYADGVLGGWDAIQEMVIRGDVEMMFEAIDDAFDPRIAVGYYIPYVFIDYDAAQRLWAPGGYVYETLNNRIMVPLGYRALGAWCAGIGGITTRDVPREPWNTDVAKDMKIRVMALTACQLTAETLGYMVVGMPFADVYTSIQTGIVDGQQGGGTMQAYIFKDVQSTYLHYKDYIEPIWYVVNNDSWASLTEEDQQILTDTAQEMQNEQAAYAEEMDQKYMQMLRDYGWTVLEPTDAEWERMQQAVFEEVWPELTPIIGKAIIDGLYDALGIPRPG; this comes from the coding sequence GTGAATAAATCAATACTGCTAGTTATTCTTGCACTGGTATTAATTATGGCCTTGATTGTTCCCAGCTGCGCCAAACCGGCTCCGGCCCCCGCGCCCGGTGCAGCGCCAACAGCGGCACCACCCGGAACTGAGTACCAGTATCAATGGCGAAACAGCAGCAATTACCCAACCGACTCTGAAGGCGCTGATGCTATGTTCCGTTTCGGCGATCTGGTAACGGAAAGGACCAAGGGTCGTGTTACGGTTACCAGTTATGCCGATGGGGTGCTGGGGGGATGGGATGCCATCCAGGAGATGGTTATCCGCGGCGATGTTGAGATGATGTTTGAAGCCATTGATGACGCCTTTGACCCCAGAATCGCCGTAGGCTATTACATCCCGTACGTATTCATTGACTACGATGCGGCCCAACGCCTGTGGGCTCCGGGTGGCTACGTCTATGAGACCCTGAATAACAGAATCATGGTTCCGCTGGGCTACCGGGCTCTCGGCGCCTGGTGTGCTGGCATCGGTGGGATAACCACCAGGGACGTTCCTCGCGAACCGTGGAATACCGATGTAGCCAAGGATATGAAAATCAGGGTCATGGCCCTGACCGCCTGCCAGCTCACCGCTGAGACTCTGGGCTATATGGTGGTGGGTATGCCCTTTGCCGACGTCTATACCTCCATACAGACCGGCATCGTCGATGGTCAGCAGGGTGGCGGCACCATGCAGGCCTATATCTTCAAGGATGTACAGAGCACATACCTTCACTACAAGGACTACATTGAGCCCATCTGGTATGTAGTCAACAATGATTCCTGGGCATCGCTCACTGAGGAGGACCAGCAGATTCTCACCGATACCGCCCAGGAAATGCAGAATGAGCAGGCGGCATACGCCGAGGAGATGGACCAGAAGTACATGCAAATGCTGCGAGACTATGGCTGGACGGTACTGGAACCTACCGATGCAGAGTGGGAGCGCATGCAGCAAGCCGTCTTCGAAGAGGTCTGGCCAGAGCTCACCCCAATCATTGGTAAAGCCATCATTGACGGGCTTTATGATGCGCTGGGGATACCGCGTCCTGGATAA